One genomic window of Bacillus sp. S3 includes the following:
- a CDS encoding helix-turn-helix domain-containing protein has translation MFDRLEKIKIFRKFLFSYLMILIIPLLASLVIYQVSVHKMKDYASENSKNLLNQTKDIINQKNDEIENFVYQMSLNPEINQLMYRTSNADINIAYDIYKVQNSINPYWNTNKLFNNFYIYFNQIDTIVSPESSYVRTKDFYDNHTYEGLSYEDWKKNINQTYLSRYYLPSADVKMGKKTESIITYVQSLPFNSKNPKANIVVMIDEKEITSLLNRVSSQYDGSTFILDDKGNLIAGDNIDKNMISLDKSTGKFSIKDQEQKYMYIETKSNNNKWTYVALISKEKLSEDVSFIQTISSVLAFLTILIGLFTAFLFSYKNSIPLNRLLGVMKITEIGKAANPYDFIHSNVEDIIVNNDRLKDKIQNQLPILQDSVIRKLVAGEFTSSKEAQLLIEQANLPLKGSFGFVFIVQIIHMLNELDKEMLDEMNVAQLFIQNELTDHFKGEALHSNINKDQVLFLLSYDKKLSLQETKKLEESLHLFIKQVEKKFSLNVNIGLGSQFEQLTDIHQSFEEAKLSLPFIQSIQGKGSLYKHEHSYLEDTIDYYYPIEVELRLINAVKNGEVNEVNELIDKILLENVERRVLTNKKGAQLLAALNGTMVRILSKNTQLNSAKADEIRERLEELLLKKSSFHKTIEQIKEILIEIAQSIYENKTAGRQQVIHRMKEWIKHHFNDPDLTLYQISEAVGLPEKMVPSVFKEHVGVNISDYIEDVRINFAKSKLVQSDQAIEDIAVHSGYNSAHSFRRAFKRNTGSSPSEYRKMLKGT, from the coding sequence ATGTTTGATAGACTTGAAAAAATAAAGATTTTTAGAAAGTTTTTATTCTCCTATCTAATGATTCTTATCATTCCGCTATTAGCTAGTTTGGTTATTTATCAAGTCAGTGTTCATAAAATGAAAGACTATGCAAGTGAAAACAGTAAAAACTTGCTCAATCAAACGAAGGACATTATCAATCAAAAAAACGATGAGATTGAGAATTTTGTTTACCAGATGTCCTTGAATCCGGAAATTAATCAATTGATGTATCGAACGTCGAATGCAGATATAAATATCGCTTATGATATCTATAAAGTTCAAAATAGTATTAATCCGTATTGGAATACGAATAAGTTATTTAATAATTTTTATATTTATTTTAATCAAATCGACACGATCGTATCTCCTGAATCATCGTACGTACGTACAAAGGACTTTTATGATAACCATACCTATGAAGGTTTAAGTTATGAGGATTGGAAAAAAAACATCAATCAAACGTATCTTTCCCGTTATTATTTACCCTCAGCGGATGTAAAGATGGGGAAAAAGACAGAATCGATTATTACTTATGTACAATCACTCCCGTTTAATAGTAAAAATCCGAAAGCAAATATCGTGGTAATGATTGACGAAAAGGAAATCACATCCTTATTGAATAGAGTTTCCTCCCAATACGACGGTTCAACCTTTATTCTAGATGACAAAGGAAATTTAATTGCAGGCGATAACATAGATAAAAACATGATTTCATTAGACAAGTCAACAGGTAAATTCTCCATTAAGGATCAAGAACAGAAATATATGTATATTGAAACGAAGTCTAATAATAATAAGTGGACGTATGTTGCACTCATTTCGAAAGAGAAATTATCTGAGGATGTTAGTTTTATTCAAACGATTAGTTCGGTCCTTGCATTTTTGACCATTCTTATTGGACTATTTACTGCCTTTCTTTTTTCATATAAAAATAGTATTCCTCTAAATCGGCTTCTGGGCGTTATGAAAATTACTGAAATTGGAAAAGCAGCCAATCCATATGATTTCATCCACAGCAATGTGGAAGATATCATTGTGAATAATGATCGGCTAAAGGATAAAATCCAAAACCAATTACCAATTTTGCAAGATTCGGTGATTCGAAAATTAGTTGCCGGGGAGTTTACTTCTTCAAAAGAGGCACAACTGCTAATCGAACAAGCGAACCTGCCGTTAAAAGGTTCTTTTGGTTTTGTTTTCATCGTACAAATTATTCATATGTTGAATGAACTAGATAAAGAGATGCTAGATGAAATGAATGTCGCACAACTATTTATTCAAAATGAATTAACAGATCATTTTAAAGGAGAGGCTCTGCACTCCAATATCAATAAAGATCAAGTCCTTTTCTTATTATCCTATGATAAAAAACTTTCCCTTCAAGAAACGAAAAAGTTGGAAGAGTCTCTTCATTTGTTTATTAAACAAGTGGAAAAGAAATTTAGTTTGAATGTGAATATTGGTTTGGGCAGCCAATTTGAACAGTTAACAGATATTCATCAATCCTTTGAGGAGGCAAAGTTAAGCTTACCATTTATTCAATCCATTCAAGGAAAAGGCTCACTTTATAAACATGAACATTCTTATCTAGAGGACACGATTGATTATTATTATCCTATTGAGGTAGAACTTCGCCTCATAAATGCCGTAAAAAACGGAGAAGTAAATGAGGTAAATGAGCTGATTGATAAAATACTTCTTGAAAATGTGGAAAGAAGAGTGTTAACGAACAAAAAAGGAGCCCAATTATTGGCCGCTTTGAATGGGACAATGGTAAGAATTCTTTCAAAAAATACGCAATTGAACAGTGCAAAGGCAGATGAAATACGAGAACGTTTAGAAGAACTGTTGTTAAAAAAGAGCAGTTTTCATAAAACTATTGAGCAGATAAAAGAAATTTTGATTGAAATTGCTCAGAGTATTTATGAAAATAAGACCGCAGGCAGGCAGCAAGTTATTCATAGGATGAAGGAATGGATTAAACACCATTTTAATGATCCTGATTTAACCTTGTATCAAATTTCTGAAGCTGTTGGTCTTCCTGAAAAAATGGTTCCGTCGGTATTTAAAGAACATGTTGGAGTAAACATTTCAGATTATATTGAGGATGTAAGGATTAACTTTGCAAAATCAAAATTGGTTCAATCCGATCAGGCGATTGAAGATATTGCTGTGCATTCCGGTTATAACAGCGCACATTCCTTTCGGCGTGCCTTTAAACGCAATACTGGATCTTCGCCATCAGAATATCGAAAAATGTTGAAAGGTACGTAA
- a CDS encoding ABC transporter permease has translation MKVEVLDQKQMKNVGIEKEVVSKHSRWKKIRKHWQLYFLVAIPLIFLITFKYVPMAGIVIAFKDYSVVKGVFGSEWAGMKYFQSFFQSPNFSLLLKNTLGLSVYGLIVGFICPIILALALNEVQNARFKKFVQTITYAPYFISTVIMVSIIILFLSPNAGFVNNILGLFGIEPINFLGNPTYFKSIYVWSDVWQNTGYATIIYLAALAGVDTQLYEAAKVDGANRFQKIMNVDLPGIFPIIIVLLILNVGSIMSLGFEKIYLLQNPMNTNSSEVISTYVYKVGLLGANFSFASAVGLFNSIVNFILIFTANSISKRFSSSSLW, from the coding sequence ATGAAAGTAGAAGTATTGGACCAAAAACAAATGAAAAATGTTGGAATTGAAAAAGAGGTTGTCTCGAAACATTCAAGGTGGAAAAAAATTAGGAAACACTGGCAATTATATTTCCTCGTTGCAATCCCATTGATTTTTTTGATCACCTTTAAGTATGTTCCGATGGCAGGTATTGTCATTGCGTTTAAAGACTATAGTGTGGTAAAAGGAGTTTTTGGCAGTGAATGGGCGGGAATGAAGTATTTCCAATCGTTTTTTCAAAGTCCTAACTTTTCTCTCTTATTAAAAAACACACTTGGGTTAAGCGTGTACGGATTAATTGTAGGGTTTATTTGTCCGATAATATTAGCATTGGCTTTAAATGAAGTTCAAAATGCCCGTTTTAAGAAATTTGTGCAAACGATTACTTATGCACCTTACTTTATCTCTACTGTTATCATGGTGTCGATTATTATCTTATTTCTGTCACCAAATGCAGGATTTGTTAATAATATTTTAGGTTTATTCGGAATCGAGCCAATCAACTTTTTAGGGAATCCAACTTATTTTAAATCCATCTATGTTTGGTCCGATGTGTGGCAAAACACCGGATATGCAACAATTATTTACTTAGCTGCTCTTGCAGGAGTAGATACACAATTGTATGAAGCGGCGAAGGTCGACGGAGCGAATCGCTTCCAAAAAATCATGAATGTCGACCTGCCAGGAATATTCCCGATTATTATTGTCCTATTAATTCTTAATGTTGGGAGTATTATGTCGCTGGGATTTGAAAAAATCTATCTATTACAAAATCCAATGAATACCAATTCATCTGAAGTCATTTCTACTTATGTGTATAAAGTTGGATTGCTTGGGGCGAACTTTAGCTTTGCATCCGCAGTAGGTTTATTTAATTCCATTGTTAACTTCATATTAATTTTTACTGCTAACAGTATCTCGAAGCGATTCTCGTCATCAAGCTTATGGTAG
- a CDS encoding glycoside hydrolase family 2 TIM barrel-domain containing protein, whose amino-acid sequence MLKAKEKYFYTPPKNGYPEWNNNPEIFQLNRLPAHATSMPFLSVEDAMNMDRMKSPNCKLLNGEWKFSFSENPAGRSKDFFKEDFDDSKMKTIQVPSHWQFHGYDYPQYTNVRYPWEEQEELKPPFAPTKYNPVGQYITYFELPKEWESQPVYIHFAGVESAFYIWVNGDLVGYGEDSFTPSEFDLSPYLIEGKNKLAVEVYRWSDASWLEDQDFWRLSGIFRDVYVYTTPILHVSDYFVQTNLDEQFENADLVVNMKISNYACLSKELVSIEAQLYDQNGQIVFSDTIAENYQQTVEDGQLQVVKKIISPSLWSAEKPTLYTFVVAVKSGDGRIIEAQSCKVGFRKIEIKDSLMLINGKRVLFNGVNRHEFSHLRGRSVTKEDMLNDVLAMKKHNINAVRTSHYPNHPYFYELCDQYGLYVIDETNLETHGSWTYGQDQVGDTIPGDKEEWTANVIDRCHSMLHRDKNHPSIVIWSLGNESFGGTNFIKMKEHVKKEDPTRLVHYEGVAHHRPSSDASEIESMMYEHPSKLEEYALHAERSDVPAKPYIICEYAHAMGNSLGNLYQYTDLFNKYPILQGGFIWDFKDQAIQTTSKTGETYLAYGGDFGESPHDGNFCGNGLLFADGSLTPKIYEVKKCYQPIDVRFEKNLFAVINKQLFTDIDEYEARWTMLRDGEEIASDTITLSCEPLKSVTLDLNELVTKYVKRDAEYIITISFHLAKDYLWAKKGYEIAFDQFVLSDRILVHSTPIQSLKNIEETGDQVKIKGETFSIAVSKLSGFITSLVKDGAEVLAEPIVPNFWRALTDNDRGNKLGERAGIWEHAGRTAILQQLSVMELERGVQIKTVLELQTSPVSRCRIDYEITGDGEVQVTFELTPGEGLPEIPEIGLIIPLVKSFEAISWYGKGPHENYWDREKGAKIGRYESTVENQFTPYLKPQENGNKIDVRYFEIENDHGLKLQVTGDSLVEINAGAYSPTELQETGHTYQLPERTKTYLRVNHKQMGVGGDDSWAAKTHPEFTLFSDQTYRYSFVMQVNEK is encoded by the coding sequence ATGTTAAAAGCAAAAGAAAAGTATTTCTATACACCACCGAAGAACGGTTATCCGGAATGGAATAACAATCCTGAAATTTTTCAGCTTAATCGTTTGCCAGCACATGCAACAAGTATGCCGTTTTTATCGGTTGAGGATGCTATGAACATGGACAGAATGAAGTCCCCAAACTGTAAATTGTTGAATGGGGAATGGAAGTTTTCCTTTTCAGAGAATCCTGCTGGCAGGAGCAAAGATTTTTTTAAAGAAGATTTTGATGATAGTAAGATGAAAACAATTCAAGTGCCGTCACATTGGCAATTTCATGGATATGATTATCCGCAATATACAAATGTACGTTATCCATGGGAAGAGCAAGAAGAGCTTAAACCGCCATTTGCACCAACGAAATACAATCCTGTTGGTCAATATATTACCTATTTTGAACTTCCAAAAGAGTGGGAGAGCCAGCCTGTTTATATTCATTTTGCAGGAGTAGAGTCCGCATTTTACATTTGGGTAAATGGTGATTTAGTTGGCTACGGTGAGGATAGTTTCACTCCGAGTGAGTTTGACCTCTCACCCTATTTAATCGAAGGGAAGAATAAACTTGCTGTTGAGGTCTATCGCTGGAGTGATGCCAGCTGGTTAGAGGATCAGGATTTCTGGCGGTTGAGCGGTATTTTTAGGGATGTGTACGTATATACGACACCGATTCTTCATGTTTCTGATTACTTCGTGCAGACCAATTTAGATGAACAGTTTGAGAATGCAGATTTAGTTGTGAACATGAAGATAAGCAATTATGCATGTCTTTCCAAAGAATTGGTGAGCATTGAAGCGCAGTTATACGATCAAAATGGCCAAATCGTCTTTAGCGACACAATCGCAGAAAATTACCAGCAAACAGTAGAAGACGGCCAGTTGCAGGTCGTGAAGAAAATTATTTCCCCTTCACTCTGGAGTGCAGAGAAACCAACACTATATACCTTTGTCGTTGCAGTGAAAAGCGGTGACGGCAGGATAATCGAAGCACAAAGCTGTAAAGTGGGCTTTCGAAAAATTGAAATTAAAGATAGCCTGATGTTGATTAATGGAAAAAGAGTCTTATTTAATGGAGTCAATCGCCACGAGTTTTCACATCTAAGAGGCCGCTCCGTTACGAAAGAAGATATGCTGAACGATGTTCTAGCGATGAAAAAGCATAATATTAATGCCGTACGAACTTCCCACTATCCGAACCACCCTTATTTTTATGAATTATGTGATCAATATGGGTTGTATGTGATTGATGAAACAAACCTAGAGACGCATGGTTCATGGACGTATGGTCAGGACCAAGTCGGCGATACGATTCCAGGCGATAAGGAAGAGTGGACGGCAAATGTAATTGATCGCTGTCATTCGATGCTGCATCGTGATAAGAATCATCCTTCCATCGTGATTTGGTCACTTGGTAATGAATCTTTCGGCGGAACGAACTTTATTAAGATGAAAGAGCATGTAAAGAAAGAAGATCCAACACGTCTGGTTCACTACGAAGGTGTGGCGCATCATCGCCCTTCCAGTGACGCTTCAGAAATTGAAAGTATGATGTATGAACATCCGTCAAAGTTGGAGGAATATGCCTTACATGCTGAAAGAAGTGATGTACCTGCAAAGCCATATATTATCTGTGAATATGCCCATGCTATGGGGAATTCGTTAGGAAACCTCTATCAATATACGGATTTATTTAATAAGTATCCGATTTTACAAGGCGGGTTTATCTGGGATTTTAAAGATCAAGCCATTCAAACTACATCCAAAACGGGGGAAACGTACTTGGCCTATGGCGGTGATTTTGGTGAATCACCACATGATGGCAATTTCTGCGGCAATGGATTGTTATTTGCAGATGGATCATTAACACCAAAAATATATGAAGTAAAAAAATGCTATCAGCCAATAGATGTGCGATTTGAGAAGAATCTATTTGCCGTCATCAATAAGCAATTATTTACTGATATTGACGAATATGAAGCAAGATGGACCATGCTGCGAGATGGGGAAGAGATTGCAAGTGATACCATCACCCTATCTTGTGAACCTTTAAAATCAGTAACGCTTGACCTTAATGAATTGGTAACGAAATATGTGAAACGAGACGCAGAATATATCATTACCATTAGCTTTCATTTAGCTAAAGACTACTTGTGGGCTAAAAAAGGGTATGAAATTGCTTTTGATCAATTTGTATTATCAGACCGAATCCTTGTCCATTCCACTCCAATCCAGTCTCTTAAAAACATAGAGGAGACAGGTGATCAAGTGAAAATTAAGGGTGAGACTTTTTCCATTGCCGTAAGCAAATTATCCGGGTTCATTACTTCATTGGTGAAAGATGGAGCAGAGGTATTAGCGGAGCCTATCGTACCAAATTTTTGGCGGGCACTTACAGATAATGACCGTGGGAACAAATTGGGTGAGCGTGCAGGAATTTGGGAACATGCAGGCAGGACAGCAATTTTACAACAATTGAGTGTGATGGAACTAGAAAGAGGCGTTCAGATTAAGACTGTACTAGAATTACAAACGTCTCCTGTATCACGATGCAGGATTGATTATGAAATAACTGGAGATGGGGAGGTTCAGGTTACTTTTGAACTTACACCCGGTGAAGGCTTACCTGAAATACCGGAAATCGGCCTGATCATTCCGTTAGTCAAATCGTTCGAAGCTATTTCTTGGTATGGAAAAGGTCCCCATGAAAATTATTGGGACCGTGAGAAAGGGGCAAAAATTGGCCGCTACGAATCGACAGTGGAAAATCAATTTACACCCTATTTAAAACCACAGGAAAATGGCAATAAAATCGATGTTCGCTATTTTGAGATTGAAAATGATCATGGATTGAAACTCCAAGTTACGGGTGATTCATTGGTAGAAATCAATGCAGGTGCCTACTCACCAACAGAATTACAAGAAACAGGACATACCTATCAATTACCGGAACGAACAAAAACATACTTACGTGTAAACCATAAGCAAATGGGTGTCGGCGGTGACGATTCCTGGGCTGCAAAGACACATCCTGAATTCACCTTATTTTCGGATCAAACCTATCGGTATTCATTTGTCATGCAGGTAAATGAAAAATAA
- a CDS encoding extracellular solute-binding protein, whose amino-acid sequence MVEEKFNIKINWQDANQDAAKEKRQLSLASGDYPDAYLLVAWLDNISKVEAQKYGKEGVFLPLNDLIDEHAPNLQKLMTEVPYLEKGMTAPDGNIYALPPVNECFHCSKYGKMWINTDWLDKLNLEMPTTTEEFKTVMEAFKNNDPNGNGKKDEIPLSGESTMLGDDPTIFLMNAFIPNNGKDYINVNDGKLLLAPTQPEWKEGLKYIHSLYKAGLIDQGAFTQNPEAYKQLGTPQGDVILGGGAASHLAVISDIALEPSKAYDVVPPLKGPGGAQFTPSDYGNVNNFTFAITNKAKGKKAEALIKLADFLYSEEGSMMTARGKEGVHWKKGGPEDIDLNGKQAKYAIIQADPNMKEEDKVHFGWGERGPLALTRTLRDSIAAEQDEFSVKGYERRLYNATLKYDGFEPQEQFNFEAAWVDPKEADEVNLLKINMNKYIEENMVQFVTGSKDIEKDWDKYIDGFKNLQVDRYLEIYQKAYDVGK is encoded by the coding sequence ATGGTTGAAGAAAAGTTTAATATCAAAATTAACTGGCAAGACGCGAATCAAGATGCAGCAAAAGAAAAACGCCAATTGTCGCTGGCAAGCGGTGACTATCCAGATGCGTATTTGCTCGTTGCTTGGTTAGATAATATTTCTAAAGTTGAAGCGCAAAAATATGGGAAAGAAGGCGTTTTCCTACCGTTAAATGATTTAATTGATGAACACGCACCAAATCTTCAAAAATTGATGACAGAGGTTCCTTATTTAGAAAAAGGAATGACTGCACCGGATGGTAATATTTATGCTCTGCCTCCAGTAAATGAATGTTTCCATTGCTCTAAGTATGGAAAAATGTGGATTAATACAGATTGGCTGGACAAGCTTAATTTAGAAATGCCAACCACAACAGAAGAATTTAAAACAGTTATGGAAGCATTTAAGAACAATGATCCAAATGGAAATGGTAAAAAAGATGAAATCCCGTTAAGCGGCGAAAGTACAATGCTTGGCGATGATCCTACTATCTTTCTAATGAATGCATTTATACCGAATAATGGTAAAGATTATATTAATGTAAATGATGGAAAATTACTATTAGCTCCAACACAGCCAGAGTGGAAGGAAGGATTGAAATATATTCATTCCTTATATAAAGCAGGTTTAATTGATCAAGGTGCATTTACTCAGAATCCAGAGGCTTATAAACAATTAGGTACGCCACAAGGTGATGTTATCCTAGGTGGCGGTGCAGCAAGCCATTTGGCGGTTATTTCAGATATCGCTTTGGAACCTTCAAAAGCATATGATGTTGTTCCACCGTTAAAAGGGCCAGGTGGTGCTCAATTTACACCTTCCGATTATGGTAATGTCAATAATTTCACTTTTGCGATTACGAATAAAGCAAAAGGGAAAAAAGCGGAAGCCTTAATAAAATTAGCTGATTTCTTATATTCTGAAGAAGGCAGCATGATGACTGCAAGAGGTAAAGAAGGTGTTCATTGGAAAAAGGGTGGTCCAGAGGACATTGATTTAAATGGAAAACAAGCAAAATATGCAATTATTCAGGCGGACCCTAACATGAAAGAAGAAGATAAAGTGCATTTTGGTTGGGGAGAAAGAGGTCCTCTAGCGCTGACTAGAACACTGAGAGATTCAATCGCAGCTGAACAAGATGAGTTCTCTGTAAAAGGATATGAAAGAAGATTGTATAACGCAACGCTGAAATACGATGGATTTGAGCCGCAAGAACAATTTAATTTTGAAGCGGCATGGGTTGATCCAAAAGAAGCAGATGAAGTGAATCTATTAAAAATCAATATGAATAAGTACATTGAAGAAAACATGGTTCAATTTGTGACTGGTTCAAAAGATATCGAAAAAGATTGGGATAAGTATATTGATGGCTTTAAAAATTTACAAGTTGACCGCTATTTAGAAATCTATCAAAAAGCATATGATGTAGGAAAATAA
- a CDS encoding right-handed parallel beta-helix repeat-containing protein, protein MKARVIDVRDFGGETNSIIDYSPIVHKILQDIKEIKEDIILSFPKGIYHFYPDHAPKRNFHTSNTDTRRHPIKTVCFLIEEQENLTIEGNGSFFYFHGDVMGLGIFHSKNITLQNFSWDYEVSTLSELVVESTVAEEGRYYADYKLEDHVPYEVSENQPYFYWLSERSPYSNDYYWKEEGSKNDMVIVGFDETSGVKRRFGVNEGPFAENRQKIEELEKGKIRIHYNDSMPKAVVEHSVFEFCKVIDRNTAGAMIWESEQVCLSNISIHYLHGFGFLVQMSGDITFQSTNFTPNSMMGKHGSSFADSIHVSGAKGVITVDGCTFMHPHDDPINIHGTFTRVQKIINEKTVEVIYAHRQQSGFPQYHLGDKVAFFNRATMADEFVEEYEVTKVVHPGQDGNDLQTMQVSFNKELPFDTVQNEQGEFLYVMENVTYTPEVVIKNNRFAHVPTRGILCTTRKKVLIEGNHFQTITMSTIFISNDSNDWYESGPVRDMTIRGNIFHINPVEDWDYRKPAIYIHPIPLGEIPSPVPIHKNIIVENNTFYMQHECVVSAENVENLTIKENKIVKVSPSSDYDGIHDVLFEFDTCKNVLLEGNTYEGDFAPFAKVKQMKKSELNIHNEQTCMFEENSPLETK, encoded by the coding sequence ATGAAAGCAAGGGTCATAGATGTAAGGGACTTCGGGGGAGAAACAAACTCAATTATTGATTATTCCCCCATCGTACATAAAATTTTACAAGATATAAAAGAAATAAAAGAAGACATCATTCTATCTTTTCCGAAAGGAATCTATCATTTTTATCCTGATCACGCACCGAAACGGAACTTTCATACATCCAATACGGATACGAGAAGACATCCGATTAAGACAGTTTGCTTTCTAATCGAGGAACAAGAGAATCTAACGATTGAAGGAAATGGTTCATTTTTTTATTTTCATGGGGATGTGATGGGATTAGGGATTTTTCACTCGAAAAATATCACTTTACAAAACTTCTCTTGGGATTATGAGGTATCAACCTTATCAGAATTAGTCGTCGAGAGCACTGTTGCCGAAGAGGGGCGATATTATGCTGATTATAAACTAGAGGACCATGTTCCCTATGAAGTTAGTGAAAATCAACCGTATTTTTACTGGTTAAGTGAAAGGAGCCCTTATTCTAATGACTATTATTGGAAAGAGGAAGGCTCTAAAAATGATATGGTCATCGTTGGATTTGATGAGACGAGCGGAGTAAAAAGAAGATTTGGAGTCAATGAAGGGCCGTTCGCGGAAAATAGACAGAAAATAGAAGAATTAGAGAAAGGAAAAATCCGTATCCACTACAACGACTCAATGCCAAAGGCAGTGGTTGAACATAGTGTGTTTGAATTTTGTAAAGTAATTGATCGGAATACGGCTGGTGCGATGATTTGGGAAAGTGAACAAGTATGTTTATCTAATATATCCATTCATTACTTGCATGGTTTTGGCTTCCTCGTTCAAATGAGCGGTGATATAACGTTCCAGTCAACTAATTTCACCCCAAATAGCATGATGGGTAAGCATGGATCGAGCTTTGCTGATTCCATTCATGTTTCAGGTGCTAAAGGTGTGATTACGGTGGACGGGTGTACGTTCATGCACCCCCATGATGATCCCATTAATATCCATGGAACGTTTACCAGAGTCCAAAAAATAATCAATGAAAAAACAGTAGAAGTTATTTATGCACACCGGCAGCAAAGCGGGTTCCCGCAATATCATCTTGGTGACAAAGTAGCCTTTTTCAATCGAGCAACAATGGCCGATGAATTCGTTGAAGAATATGAGGTAACGAAGGTTGTTCATCCTGGACAAGATGGAAATGATCTTCAAACGATGCAAGTATCCTTTAACAAAGAGCTGCCTTTTGATACCGTGCAAAATGAGCAGGGTGAATTTTTATACGTCATGGAAAACGTGACTTATACACCAGAAGTAGTGATTAAGAATAATCGATTTGCCCATGTTCCGACAAGAGGAATCCTCTGTACAACACGGAAAAAAGTGTTGATTGAAGGCAATCACTTTCAAACTATCACCATGAGTACAATCTTTATCTCCAATGATTCGAACGATTGGTATGAATCTGGTCCTGTCAGAGATATGACGATTCGAGGGAACATCTTTCATATAAATCCAGTTGAAGATTGGGATTATCGTAAACCAGCGATCTATATACATCCGATCCCGCTTGGCGAGATACCATCGCCAGTACCGATTCACAAAAATATTATAGTGGAAAATAACACTTTTTATATGCAGCATGAATGTGTGGTTTCAGCAGAAAACGTTGAAAATTTAACGATAAAGGAAAATAAGATTGTTAAGGTAAGTCCAAGTAGTGATTATGATGGAATTCACGATGTCTTATTTGAATTCGACACATGCAAAAATGTGTTACTAGAAGGAAATACCTATGAAGGGGATTTTGCACCATTTGCAAAGGTGAAACAAATGAAAAAAAGTGAATTGAACATTCACAATGAACAGACATGTATGTTTGAAGAGAATAGTCCATTAGAAACAAAGTGA
- a CDS encoding carbohydrate ABC transporter permease, with the protein MKKTESIRIKESKIDRLFMCAVYVFLALILIAVLYPLIYIVSASFSSASAVTSGQVWLFPVEPTLLGYTTVFKNPQILQGFSNSLFYTIVGTIISVSITIMLAYPLSRKSFYGRKLIMILLVFTMIFDGGLIPLYLVVKNLNLIDSVWALLLPSALAVFQVIIARTFFQSTIPDELVEASEMDGCSDIGFIFKVVLPLAKPIIAVLVLMYAVMKWNMYFDALIYLKSEELYPLQLILRSLLILNTDPSANIEDILKMQGLKELMKYSLIVISSLPVLILYPFVQKHFVKGMLIGSVKG; encoded by the coding sequence ATGAAGAAAACAGAAAGTATAAGAATAAAAGAATCAAAAATCGATCGCCTTTTTATGTGTGCAGTTTATGTATTCCTGGCTCTCATTTTAATTGCTGTGCTCTATCCGCTCATCTATATTGTGAGCGCTTCATTTAGTAGCGCCTCTGCGGTAACATCCGGACAAGTATGGCTGTTTCCTGTTGAACCAACTCTATTAGGGTACACGACGGTATTTAAGAATCCTCAAATTCTACAAGGTTTCTCGAATTCACTGTTTTACACTATAGTAGGGACTATTATTAGTGTAAGTATAACAATTATGCTTGCTTATCCTCTTTCAAGAAAATCGTTTTATGGCCGTAAACTTATTATGATCTTACTTGTTTTTACGATGATTTTTGATGGTGGATTAATACCGCTGTATCTTGTAGTAAAAAATTTAAATTTAATCGATTCAGTCTGGGCGCTTTTACTTCCATCGGCTCTTGCCGTGTTCCAAGTCATCATTGCTCGGACATTCTTCCAATCTACGATTCCAGATGAATTAGTAGAAGCGAGTGAAATGGATGGCTGCAGTGATATTGGCTTTATCTTTAAAGTCGTATTGCCGCTTGCGAAACCGATAATTGCTGTTCTTGTCCTCATGTATGCCGTAATGAAGTGGAATATGTACTTTGATGCATTGATTTATTTAAAATCAGAAGAGCTTTATCCTTTACAGCTAATTTTAAGAAGTCTTCTCATTTTAAATACCGATCCATCAGCTAATATAGAAGATATTTTGAAGATGCAAGGATTAAAGGAATTAATGAAGTATTCTTTAATTGTTATTTCAAGTTTACCAGTTTTAATCCTATATCCATTTGTTCAAAAGCATTTTGTGAAAGGAATGTTAATTGGATCAGTAAAGGGTTAA